A single window of Halobacterium jilantaiense DNA harbors:
- a CDS encoding helix-turn-helix transcriptional regulator, which produces MAVDDSVLEDLPPSAKLVFKVLEYDGPLTQKRIVEETMLSARTVRYALERLEDRGVVDEDIYFADARQSLYKLTSEPEDGTADADADAEAAD; this is translated from the coding sequence ATGGCTGTAGACGACAGTGTGCTGGAGGACCTCCCGCCGAGCGCCAAGCTCGTCTTCAAGGTACTCGAGTACGACGGCCCACTCACGCAGAAACGAATCGTCGAGGAGACCATGCTGTCCGCTCGAACCGTCCGCTACGCGCTCGAACGCCTCGAAGACCGCGGCGTGGTCGACGAGGACATCTACTTCGCCGACGCCAGACAGAGCCTCTACAAGCTCACGTCCGAGCCCGAGGACGGCACCGCCGACGCTGACGCCGACGCCGAAGCCGCCGACTGA
- a CDS encoding GNAT family N-acetyltransferase, translated as MPGPVFLSGDRITLRPTEREDLDAIREWVNDPAVWRPAMDAKPMNGDLAEEFFESVLTTEDDVHTTVCVADEPVGHATLTTSEYGPTATERARSVELAYYLDPDHHGQGYGSEAAALLVQYAFEDWNMRRVFARAGGFNDAAMGLLESLSFQREGARRDAAYYRGDYYDMVTYGLLREEWAER; from the coding sequence ATGCCCGGTCCGGTCTTCCTCTCCGGCGACCGCATCACTCTTCGACCGACAGAGCGCGAGGACCTCGACGCCATCCGCGAGTGGGTGAACGACCCCGCAGTGTGGCGTCCGGCGATGGACGCGAAGCCGATGAACGGCGACCTCGCCGAGGAGTTCTTCGAGTCGGTGCTCACCACGGAGGACGACGTGCACACGACAGTCTGCGTGGCCGACGAGCCGGTCGGCCACGCCACCCTCACGACCAGCGAGTACGGGCCGACCGCCACCGAGCGCGCCCGCAGCGTCGAACTCGCGTACTACCTCGACCCCGACCACCACGGCCAGGGCTACGGGAGCGAGGCCGCCGCACTGCTCGTGCAGTACGCCTTCGAGGACTGGAACATGCGCCGGGTGTTCGCTCGCGCCGGGGGGTTCAACGACGCCGCGATGGGGCTGCTCGAATCGCTGAGCTTCCAGCGGGAGGGCGCCCGGCGCGACGCCGCCTACTACCGCGGCGACTACTACGACATGGTCACCTACGGCCTGCTCCGCGAGGAGTGGGCGGAGCGGTAG
- a CDS encoding Ntn hydrolase family protein has protein sequence MNPAHHTEDRTTEQPRGSRRPLHERDPGLVDDSGSGTDAAETGTTVVGVTTGDTAVLAADQRASVGGGRLVANKNTRKVEQVHPTAAAALSGTVGHLQQFVRVLRSESRLYADRRGDPPSLTALSTLAGGVLRSSPLAVSPLLGGVDDERGPAVFTLDGGGGVLTDDYAAGGSGMQLAYGVLEQDYEPDLSPSEARRVAARAVESASERDTASGNGLTVATVTRDGVETDDYDAASEVA, from the coding sequence GTGAATCCCGCCCACCACACCGAAGACCGGACAACAGAACAACCGCGAGGCAGTCGCCGGCCGCTCCACGAGCGCGACCCCGGACTCGTCGACGATTCGGGGTCCGGCACGGACGCCGCAGAGACCGGGACCACCGTCGTCGGCGTCACCACCGGGGACACTGCGGTGCTCGCCGCAGACCAGCGCGCGAGCGTCGGCGGCGGCCGCCTCGTCGCGAACAAGAACACCCGGAAAGTCGAGCAGGTGCACCCGACGGCGGCCGCCGCGCTCTCGGGGACCGTCGGCCACCTCCAGCAGTTCGTGCGCGTGCTGCGCTCGGAGAGTCGGCTGTACGCCGATAGGCGGGGTGACCCGCCGAGCCTCACTGCCCTGTCGACGCTCGCTGGCGGCGTGCTGCGGTCGTCGCCGCTCGCCGTCTCGCCCCTTCTGGGCGGTGTGGACGACGAGCGCGGCCCGGCCGTGTTCACGCTCGACGGCGGCGGCGGCGTGCTGACCGACGACTACGCCGCGGGCGGCAGCGGCATGCAGTTGGCCTACGGCGTCCTCGAACAGGACTACGAGCCCGACCTGTCCCCGAGCGAGGCGCGGCGGGTCGCCGCCCGCGCCGTCGAGAGCGCGAGCGAGCGCGACACCGCCAGCGGGAACGGCCTCACCGTCGCCACCGTCACCCGCGACGGCGTCGAGACCGACGACTACGACGCCGCGTCGGAGGTGGCGTAG
- a CDS encoding PINc/VapC family ATPase — translation MNVVPDTSVVVDGRVSERVEDGTYEGATVYVPEAVVGEVEAQANGGRQTGWDALEELQRLVELADEGTITVEYVGERASEDDIKRASAGAIDAIIRDVAAEYDATFVTSDIVQAEVAEGKGIDVEFLEPLEPDLGELEIEEYLTEDTMSLHLKAGMVPMAKRGDVGEIEYQPIGDEELDEETIREYATEIVSTAKRADDAFVELSEDGMTISQVRDMRIAVSEPPFSERIEITAVRPIVKTTMDDYEQADDLRDRLLERDRGVLIAGAPGAGKSTFAQAVAEFLSDAGNVVKTMEKPRDLQVGDEVTQYTELGGDMAKTADSLLMVRPDYTIYDEVRKTDDFEVFADMRLAGVGMVGVVHATRPIDALQRLVGRVELGMIPQIVDTVVYIEEGDAETVYDVTTEVKVPEGLMEEDLARPVIQVRDFETEVPAYEIYTFNRQVVTVPLDGDEGSSESGVDKLAKQEVEREIQAATRDRVEVDIRGPNDAIVYVSDNDISHVIGKGGGRIADIENRLGIDIDVRTLDERPSQVAGGSSGDSGGSGGASADPAGEIVTPEITSRHIILPLDDGRSGETVEVQADGEYLFTATVGRGGDIKVSRGSAIAEELERAIDAERMVTVVPNE, via the coding sequence ATGAACGTCGTTCCGGACACGAGCGTCGTCGTCGACGGCCGGGTCTCCGAGCGCGTCGAAGACGGCACCTACGAGGGCGCGACAGTCTACGTGCCCGAGGCGGTCGTCGGCGAAGTAGAGGCACAGGCCAACGGCGGCCGGCAGACCGGCTGGGACGCGCTCGAAGAGCTCCAGCGGCTCGTCGAACTCGCCGACGAGGGGACGATTACGGTCGAATACGTCGGCGAGCGTGCAAGCGAAGACGACATCAAGCGCGCGTCGGCGGGCGCTATCGACGCCATCATCCGCGACGTGGCGGCGGAGTACGACGCGACGTTCGTCACCAGCGACATCGTGCAGGCCGAAGTGGCCGAGGGGAAGGGCATCGACGTGGAGTTCCTCGAACCGCTGGAGCCGGACCTCGGCGAACTCGAAATCGAGGAGTACCTCACCGAGGACACGATGAGCCTCCACCTGAAGGCGGGGATGGTGCCGATGGCGAAGCGCGGCGACGTCGGCGAAATCGAGTACCAGCCTATCGGCGACGAGGAACTCGACGAGGAGACCATCCGGGAGTACGCCACGGAAATCGTCTCGACGGCGAAGCGCGCGGACGACGCGTTCGTGGAGCTCTCCGAAGACGGGATGACCATCTCGCAGGTGCGGGACATGCGCATCGCCGTCTCGGAGCCGCCGTTCAGCGAGCGCATCGAGATTACCGCCGTGCGCCCCATCGTGAAGACGACGATGGACGACTACGAGCAGGCCGACGACCTCCGGGACCGCCTGCTGGAGCGCGACCGCGGCGTGCTCATCGCCGGCGCGCCGGGTGCCGGGAAGTCGACGTTCGCGCAGGCCGTCGCCGAGTTCCTCTCGGACGCCGGCAACGTCGTGAAGACGATGGAGAAACCCCGGGACCTCCAGGTCGGCGACGAGGTCACGCAGTACACCGAGCTCGGCGGCGACATGGCGAAGACCGCCGACTCGCTGCTGATGGTGCGGCCGGACTACACCATCTACGACGAGGTCCGGAAGACCGACGACTTCGAGGTGTTCGCGGACATGCGGCTGGCGGGCGTCGGCATGGTCGGCGTCGTCCACGCCACCCGGCCCATCGACGCGCTCCAGCGACTCGTCGGCCGCGTCGAACTCGGCATGATTCCCCAGATTGTCGACACCGTCGTCTACATCGAGGAGGGCGACGCGGAGACGGTCTACGACGTGACGACCGAGGTGAAGGTCCCCGAGGGCCTGATGGAGGAGGACCTCGCGCGGCCCGTCATCCAGGTCCGGGACTTCGAGACCGAGGTCCCCGCCTACGAGATTTACACGTTCAACCGCCAGGTCGTCACGGTGCCGCTGGACGGCGACGAGGGCTCCAGCGAGTCGGGCGTCGACAAGCTCGCGAAACAGGAGGTCGAACGGGAGATTCAGGCCGCGACCCGGGACCGCGTGGAGGTTGACATCCGCGGGCCGAACGACGCCATCGTCTACGTCAGCGACAACGACATCAGCCACGTCATCGGGAAGGGCGGCGGCCGCATCGCGGACATCGAGAACCGCCTCGGCATCGACATCGACGTGCGCACGCTCGACGAACGCCCGAGTCAGGTCGCTGGCGGCAGCAGCGGCGATTCGGGCGGCAGCGGCGGCGCGAGCGCGGACCCGGCCGGCGAAATCGTGACGCCCGAAATCACGAGCCGGCACATCATCCTCCCGCTGGACGACGGCCGGTCGGGGGAGACCGTCGAGGTGCAGGCCGACGGCGAGTACCTGTTCACGGCGACGGTCGGCCGCGGCGGCGACATCAAGGTCTCCCGCGGGTCGGCCATCGCGGAGGAACTGGAGCGCGCCATCGACGCCGAGCGCATGGTGACGGTCGTCCCGAACGAGTAG
- a CDS encoding zinc-dependent alcohol dehydrogenase family protein has product MRAAVYEGPGEIAVEDVPKPEIESPEDAVIRVTHTAVCGSDLWFYRGDSDREEGSRVGHEPMGIVEEVGDDVTSVEPGDRVIAPFAISCGECEFCRKGLYTSCVEDESWGSEANGGGQGEYVKCPFADGTLVRVPDRYADDEDVLESLLPLTDVMGTGHHAAVSAGVGEGDTAVVIGDGAVGLCGVLAAQRLGAERIIAMGHHEDRLELAEEFGATETISARGEEAIERAKELTHGGANHVMECVGAASAMDSAIAIARPGGTVGYVGVPYGVDEEGLDVFTMFSDNITVRGGVAPVRQYAEELMDDVLQGTLDPSPIFTKTVDLEGVPEGYAAMDDREAIKVMVKV; this is encoded by the coding sequence ATGCGCGCAGCCGTCTACGAGGGACCCGGCGAGATAGCCGTCGAGGACGTACCGAAGCCCGAAATCGAGTCGCCCGAGGACGCCGTGATTCGCGTCACGCACACGGCGGTCTGTGGCTCCGACCTCTGGTTCTACCGCGGCGACAGCGACCGCGAAGAGGGGTCGCGGGTCGGCCACGAGCCGATGGGTATCGTCGAGGAGGTCGGCGACGACGTGACCTCCGTGGAGCCCGGCGACCGCGTCATCGCGCCGTTCGCCATCTCCTGCGGGGAGTGCGAGTTCTGCCGGAAGGGCCTCTACACCTCCTGTGTCGAGGACGAGTCGTGGGGCAGCGAGGCGAACGGCGGCGGGCAGGGCGAGTACGTCAAGTGCCCGTTCGCGGACGGCACGCTCGTCCGGGTCCCCGACCGCTACGCCGACGACGAGGACGTGCTCGAATCGCTCCTCCCGCTGACCGACGTAATGGGGACGGGCCACCACGCCGCCGTCAGCGCGGGCGTCGGCGAGGGCGATACGGCAGTCGTTATCGGCGACGGCGCGGTCGGGCTGTGCGGCGTGCTCGCCGCTCAGCGCCTCGGCGCGGAGCGCATTATCGCGATGGGCCACCACGAGGACCGCCTCGAACTCGCCGAGGAGTTCGGCGCGACGGAGACCATCTCGGCCCGCGGCGAGGAGGCCATCGAGCGCGCGAAAGAGCTCACGCACGGCGGCGCGAACCACGTCATGGAGTGTGTCGGCGCGGCGTCCGCGATGGACTCCGCCATCGCCATCGCGCGGCCGGGCGGCACCGTCGGCTACGTCGGCGTGCCGTACGGCGTCGACGAGGAGGGCCTGGACGTGTTCACGATGTTCTCCGACAACATCACCGTCCGGGGCGGGGTCGCGCCAGTCCGGCAGTACGCCGAGGAGCTGATGGACGACGTGCTGCAGGGCACGCTGGACCCGTCGCCCATCTTCACGAAGACCGTCGACCTGGAGGGCGTCCCTGAGGGGTACGCGGCGATGGACGACCGCGAAGCCATCAAGGTCATGGTGAAGGTCTGA
- a CDS encoding carboxypeptidase M32 encodes MAEAKQAPDAYDALLDHYETVSGLGDAAGVLSWDQEVMMPEGGNPARSKQKSAVSTVRHDLLTDEQVADWLDELDDADLTDEQESVVREIRRAHERAARVPSDLVAEISEKTSEAHPKWKEAREEDDFSIFAPVLEDLIELKKEYAEHIDPDADAYEVLFADYEPYLDLDTAERVLERLRDELVPLIEDIRDSDVELADPFDGEFDVDTQEDLARDVLDTLGYDWEHGRVDTAPHPFSSGTQFDARVTTRFDPEKPVDAFMSTIHEFGHARYTLGLPREQYGNPLGESRDLTVHESQSRLWENHVGRSRAFWETFLPEVKERFPQVEDATPEEAFEAANEIFEDNLIRVEADELTYHMHIVVRFEIERELIEGDLDVEDVPEAWNDKYEEYLGIRPENDAEGCLQDIHWSHGSFGYFPTYSLGSVLAAQIHAALEDDVGPVDERVREGDFDVVGDWLESNVHQHGARYTTPELVREATGEDFTADYFLDYVHEKYGELYDL; translated from the coding sequence ATGGCAGAGGCCAAACAGGCCCCCGACGCGTATGATGCTCTCCTCGACCACTACGAGACCGTCTCCGGACTCGGGGACGCCGCAGGCGTCCTCAGCTGGGACCAGGAAGTGATGATGCCCGAGGGCGGCAACCCCGCCCGGTCGAAGCAGAAGTCTGCGGTGTCGACCGTCCGCCACGACCTCCTCACGGACGAGCAGGTCGCGGACTGGCTGGACGAACTCGACGACGCCGACCTCACGGACGAGCAGGAGTCGGTCGTCCGCGAGATTCGCCGCGCCCACGAGCGCGCCGCTCGCGTGCCGAGCGACCTCGTCGCCGAAATCTCGGAGAAGACCTCCGAGGCCCACCCGAAGTGGAAGGAGGCCCGGGAGGAGGACGACTTCTCCATCTTCGCACCGGTACTCGAAGACCTCATCGAACTCAAGAAGGAGTACGCCGAACACATCGACCCCGACGCCGACGCCTACGAGGTCCTGTTCGCGGACTACGAGCCGTACCTCGACCTCGACACCGCGGAGCGCGTGCTCGAACGCCTCCGCGACGAACTCGTCCCCCTCATCGAGGACATCCGCGACAGCGACGTGGAGCTCGCGGACCCCTTCGACGGCGAGTTCGACGTGGACACCCAGGAGGACCTCGCCCGCGACGTGCTCGACACCCTCGGCTACGACTGGGAGCACGGCCGCGTCGACACCGCCCCGCATCCGTTCTCCTCGGGCACCCAGTTCGACGCCCGCGTCACCACCCGGTTCGACCCCGAGAAGCCCGTGGACGCGTTCATGTCCACCATCCACGAGTTCGGGCACGCCCGCTACACCCTCGGTCTGCCGCGCGAGCAGTACGGCAACCCCCTCGGCGAGTCGCGTGACCTGACCGTCCACGAGTCCCAGAGCCGGCTCTGGGAGAACCACGTCGGCCGCTCCCGGGCGTTCTGGGAGACGTTCCTGCCCGAGGTCAAGGAGCGCTTCCCGCAGGTCGAGGACGCCACCCCGGAGGAGGCCTTCGAGGCCGCCAACGAGATCTTCGAGGACAACCTCATCCGGGTCGAGGCGGACGAACTCACCTACCACATGCACATCGTGGTGCGGTTCGAAATCGAGCGCGAACTCATCGAGGGCGACCTCGACGTCGAGGACGTGCCCGAGGCCTGGAACGACAAGTACGAGGAGTACCTCGGCATCCGCCCCGAGAACGACGCCGAGGGCTGCCTGCAGGACATCCACTGGAGCCACGGCTCGTTCGGCTACTTCCCGACGTACTCGCTGGGCAGCGTGCTCGCCGCCCAGATTCACGCCGCGCTCGAAGACGATGTCGGCCCCGTCGACGAACGAGTCCGCGAGGGCGACTTCGACGTCGTCGGCGACTGGCTCGAATCCAACGTCCACCAGCACGGTGCCCGCTACACGACGCCCGAACTGGTGCGTGAAGCGACCGGCGAGGACTTCACCGCCGACTACTTCCTCGACTACGTCCACGAGAAGTACGGCGAGCTGTACGACCTCTGA
- a CDS encoding archaeal proteasome endopeptidase complex subunit alpha, translated as MQGTDQQAYDRGTTIFSPDGRLYQVEYAREAVGQGAPVVGVRGADSVVLAAHAPDRSPLSADGDTEKVSSVDDHVAVAGAGHAADTRQLVDLARRRAQQERVRYGERVPVAELGTAVADHLQEYTQTGGARPYGTALLVAGHDGDPALVEIDPSGATRSWRADAVGSGAGDAIETFEDGYGPALGDRDAIALALDGLDAAVEDLNVADVDATLVTDEGTERVGEDRLRSAHGSAS; from the coding sequence ATGCAGGGCACCGACCAGCAGGCCTACGACCGCGGGACGACCATCTTCTCGCCGGACGGCCGGCTCTACCAGGTGGAGTACGCCCGCGAGGCCGTCGGGCAGGGCGCGCCGGTCGTCGGCGTGCGCGGCGCGGACAGCGTCGTGCTGGCAGCCCACGCGCCCGACCGCTCGCCGCTGTCCGCAGACGGTGATACCGAGAAAGTCTCCAGCGTCGACGACCACGTCGCAGTAGCGGGGGCGGGCCACGCCGCCGACACCCGACAGCTCGTCGACCTCGCGCGCCGCCGCGCCCAGCAGGAACGGGTGCGGTACGGCGAGCGCGTCCCCGTCGCCGAACTCGGGACTGCCGTCGCCGACCACCTCCAGGAGTACACGCAAACCGGGGGCGCGCGGCCGTACGGCACCGCCCTGCTCGTCGCGGGCCACGACGGCGACCCGGCGCTCGTCGAAATCGACCCGTCGGGCGCGACCCGGTCGTGGCGCGCGGACGCGGTCGGCAGCGGTGCCGGCGACGCCATCGAGACTTTCGAAGACGGGTACGGGCCGGCGCTCGGCGACCGTGACGCTATCGCGCTCGCGCTCGACGGGCTCGACGCGGCGGTCGAGGACCTGAACGTGGCCGACGTCGACGCGACGCTCGTGACTGACGAGGGGACCGAGCGCGTCGGCGAGGACCGGCTTCGGTCCGCGCACGGCAGCGCGAGCTAG
- a CDS encoding DUF7347 domain-containing protein — translation MTESRDPGVGRDGALDATPTPAVDAQGWLGDARPADEPAGALAASEDAFQALASDVRLAVLVHLLRTDHAPTFSALQSAAGSDSSAGFAYHLRQLDGRFVRKVGEGYELTAAGRRAAEAVVAGTFTGDDESRQAS, via the coding sequence ATGACGGAATCGAGGGACCCGGGCGTCGGGCGCGACGGCGCGCTCGACGCCACGCCGACCCCAGCGGTCGACGCACAGGGCTGGCTCGGTGACGCTCGGCCGGCCGACGAGCCGGCGGGCGCGCTCGCGGCCAGCGAGGACGCGTTCCAGGCGCTCGCGAGCGACGTCCGGCTGGCGGTGCTCGTCCACCTGCTGCGGACGGACCACGCCCCGACGTTCTCGGCGCTCCAGTCGGCCGCCGGCAGCGACAGCTCCGCGGGGTTCGCGTACCACCTCCGGCAGCTCGACGGCCGGTTCGTCCGGAAGGTCGGCGAGGGCTACGAACTCACGGCGGCCGGCCGACGCGCCGCCGAGGCCGTGGTCGCGGGGACGTTCACGGGCGACGACGAGAGCCGGCAGGCGAGCTGA
- a CDS encoding EMC6-like membrane protein produces MAENLDPTASHRRSLKVTTIATLGGVAAAFVSEMTVSDPASRTGLLVMFGLVAVELGLMRLLGVDVGDFGAKDHFYVAFMTFALWFVTWGVLLTAGVSL; encoded by the coding sequence ATGGCAGAGAATCTGGACCCGACGGCCTCCCACCGACGGAGCCTGAAGGTCACGACTATCGCCACGCTCGGCGGGGTGGCGGCGGCGTTCGTCTCGGAGATGACCGTCTCCGACCCCGCGAGCCGCACGGGCCTGCTCGTGATGTTCGGCCTCGTCGCGGTCGAACTCGGGCTCATGCGGCTGCTCGGCGTCGACGTCGGGGACTTCGGCGCGAAAGACCACTTCTACGTCGCGTTCATGACGTTCGCCCTCTGGTTCGTCACCTGGGGCGTACTCCTCACCGCTGGCGTCAGCCTGTAA
- a CDS encoding carboxypeptidase M32, whose protein sequence is MATEPPETDAADALADRAEQLAYLSDASGALAWDQRVMMPEGGAPARGKQLSALSTVTHDLLTDDEVGAWLDALADRDLDDDQQVLSRELGRQYERADRVPSDLVGELTETQSDAQQVWEQAKADSDFDSFAPVLDDLRDLHLERASHIDDSADPYEVLFEDGEPYLPLERVEEIFDTLREHLIPLIEELKASDTEFTSPYSGEYDDDTQMALCREIVDHLDYDWDRGRLDTAPHPFMVGPQFDARITTRFAADDPLGAVMSTVHEFGHASYQHGLPDDQYGHPLGQSRSSGVHESQSRFWENHVGRTEAFWEYATPIVNEHLDGDADPREVYEAVNRIYPENKIRVEADELTYHMHIILRSDVEREFVAGDIGVEEIPGRWNDLMDEYLGVRPENDAEGCLQDIHWTGGFASFQNYTVGSVLAAQLDATMRDDLDVDGLVREGEFGPIREWLTEHVHSHGQRYTTDELIEEATGEPLTADYFVEYAEEKFGELYGV, encoded by the coding sequence ATGGCAACCGAGCCCCCCGAGACGGACGCCGCGGACGCACTCGCTGACCGAGCCGAACAGCTCGCGTACCTCTCCGACGCGAGCGGCGCGCTGGCGTGGGACCAGCGCGTGATGATGCCGGAGGGCGGCGCGCCCGCCCGCGGCAAGCAGCTGTCGGCGCTCTCGACGGTCACCCACGACCTGCTCACGGACGACGAGGTCGGCGCGTGGCTGGACGCGCTCGCGGACCGCGACCTCGACGACGACCAGCAGGTGCTGTCCCGGGAGCTCGGCCGGCAGTACGAGCGCGCCGACCGCGTGCCCAGCGACCTCGTCGGGGAGCTCACGGAGACCCAGAGCGACGCCCAGCAGGTCTGGGAGCAGGCGAAGGCCGACAGCGACTTCGACTCGTTCGCGCCCGTGCTCGACGACCTGCGGGACCTCCATCTGGAGCGCGCGAGCCACATCGACGACAGCGCCGACCCCTACGAGGTGCTGTTCGAGGACGGCGAGCCCTACCTCCCGCTCGAACGAGTGGAGGAAATCTTCGACACGCTGCGCGAGCACCTGATCCCGCTCATCGAGGAACTGAAGGCCAGCGACACCGAGTTCACGTCGCCGTATTCGGGTGAGTACGACGACGACACGCAGATGGCGCTCTGCCGGGAGATCGTCGACCACCTCGATTACGACTGGGACCGCGGCCGCCTCGACACCGCTCCGCACCCGTTCATGGTGGGGCCGCAGTTCGACGCCCGCATCACGACCCGGTTCGCGGCCGACGACCCGCTCGGCGCGGTGATGTCGACCGTCCACGAGTTCGGGCACGCGTCCTACCAGCACGGGCTCCCCGACGACCAGTACGGCCACCCGCTCGGGCAGTCCCGGTCGTCGGGCGTCCACGAGTCCCAGAGCCGGTTCTGGGAGAACCACGTCGGCCGCACGGAGGCGTTCTGGGAGTACGCCACCCCCATCGTGAACGAGCACCTCGACGGGGACGCCGACCCCCGGGAGGTGTACGAGGCGGTCAACCGCATCTACCCGGAGAACAAGATTCGCGTGGAGGCCGACGAACTCACCTACCACATGCACATCATCCTCCGGTCGGACGTCGAGCGGGAGTTCGTCGCCGGTGACATCGGCGTCGAGGAGATTCCCGGGCGCTGGAACGACCTGATGGACGAGTACCTCGGCGTCCGGCCGGAGAATGACGCCGAGGGCTGCCTGCAGGACATCCACTGGACGGGCGGCTTCGCGTCGTTCCAGAACTACACGGTGGGCAGCGTGCTCGCCGCGCAACTGGACGCGACGATGCGCGACGATTTGGATGTCGACGGGCTCGTGCGCGAGGGCGAGTTCGGCCCCATCCGGGAGTGGCTCACCGAGCACGTCCACAGCCACGGGCAGCGGTACACGACCGACGAGCTAATCGAGGAGGCGACCGGCGAGCCACTGACCGCGGACTACTTCGTCGAGTACGCCGAGGAGAAGTTCGGCGAACTGTACGGCGTGTAG
- a CDS encoding M20 family metallopeptidase, with protein sequence MSELRALTERLVSIPSHDDETAAGDAIEDWLREHTDADVHRDEAGNVRAWRASENSGESLAFVGHHDVVPPDDSQVTENGAFVVAERDDRLYGRGTADMNGAVAAMLLAFRDADPERPLGFASFVGEETGGAGARHARSDGFDPDWAVVGEGSTGYSADGVLDVAVAHKGRRASTLTAAGASAHASEPEAGENAVYRAADAVDAVRDLDAPTADVLGESVSGSVAVTEIAGGTAWNVIPDECTITVDERTVPGERAALDRVEDLPGMSWTVDQDLPPMACSSDRLADRALSAVREAQDGDGEHVVKPHATDAGWLADAGVACVVCGPAEPGEAHTETESVSLSVLRRCRDAYERLAA encoded by the coding sequence GTGTCCGAACTCCGTGCCCTCACCGAGCGCCTCGTCTCGATTCCCAGCCACGACGACGAGACGGCCGCCGGCGACGCAATCGAAGACTGGCTCCGCGAGCACACGGACGCCGATGTCCACCGGGACGAAGCTGGCAACGTCCGAGCGTGGCGTGCTTCCGAGAACTCGGGCGAGTCGCTGGCGTTCGTCGGCCACCACGACGTGGTGCCGCCGGACGACTCGCAGGTCACCGAGAACGGCGCGTTCGTCGTCGCGGAGCGCGACGACCGACTCTACGGCCGCGGCACGGCCGACATGAACGGCGCTGTCGCGGCGATGCTGCTGGCGTTCCGGGACGCCGACCCCGAACGACCACTCGGCTTCGCGTCGTTCGTCGGCGAGGAGACCGGCGGCGCGGGTGCCAGACACGCCCGCTCTGACGGCTTCGACCCCGACTGGGCGGTCGTCGGCGAGGGGTCGACGGGCTACTCCGCGGACGGTGTCCTTGACGTCGCTGTCGCGCACAAGGGCCGGCGCGCGAGCACGCTCACCGCCGCCGGTGCGAGCGCGCACGCCAGCGAACCCGAGGCCGGCGAGAACGCCGTCTACCGCGCCGCGGACGCCGTCGACGCCGTCCGAGACCTCGACGCACCGACGGCCGATGTCCTCGGCGAGTCCGTCTCCGGGAGCGTCGCCGTCACCGAAATCGCGGGCGGGACGGCCTGGAACGTGATTCCCGACGAGTGTACGATTACGGTCGACGAGCGCACCGTCCCCGGCGAGCGCGCCGCCCTCGACCGAGTCGAAGACCTTCCGGGGATGTCGTGGACGGTCGACCAGGACCTCCCGCCGATGGCGTGCAGCAGCGACCGGCTCGCCGACCGCGCGCTGTCGGCGGTCCGCGAGGCTCAGGACGGCGACGGCGAGCACGTCGTGAAACCCCACGCCACGGACGCCGGGTGGCTGGCCGACGCCGGTGTCGCCTGCGTCGTCTGCGGGCCCGCCGAACCCGGCGAAGCCCACACGGAGACCGAGAGCGTCTCGCTGTCGGTGCTGCGGCGGTGCCGCGACGCCTACGAGCGGCTGGCCGCGTGA